Proteins from a genomic interval of Arachis hypogaea cultivar Tifrunner chromosome 10, arahy.Tifrunner.gnm2.J5K5, whole genome shotgun sequence:
- the LOC112715083 gene encoding E3 ubiquitin-protein ligase AIRP2, with protein sequence MEMMPYQLSRLPYHDSLKLLEADIQHANSLAAAIPGTEGGTVLQMKLVYNHLAPLVLLFLQWMDCSCASFLHRYLNLFHIVIYKVHNDGRNMSSHGRKATIGDFYAVILPSLQRLHGSLEKLETSKEGQSLSMEHSSYGKKMIVEGDGKLTNVDLQREDECDICLEPCTKMVLPNCCHAMCIRCYRKWNTRSQSCPFCRGSLRRVNSEDLWVLTCNEDVVDAETVSKEDLWRFYLYINKLPKHHPEALFVMYYEYLI encoded by the exons ATGGAAATGATGCCATACCAGCTTTCCAGGTTACCTTACCATGATTCTCTCAAACTTCTGGAGGCTGATATACAGCATGCCAATTCttt GGCTGCAGCAATTCCAGGAACAGAAGGTGGAACTGTTCTTCAAATGAAATTGGTTTATAATCACTTGGCTCCTTTGGTTCTCTTGTTTCTACAGTGGATGGATTGTTCCTGTGCTAGCTTTCTACATAGATATCTCAATCTCTTCCACATAGTTATATACAAG GTACACAATGATGGTAGAAACATGTCTAGTCATGGAAGGAAAGCTACCATAGGGGACTTTTATG CTGTTATATTGCCATCTCTCCAGCGGCTTCACGGTAGCTTGGAGAAGTTGGAGACTTCGAAAGAAGGCCAATCATTGAGCATGGAACATTCAAGTTATGGCAAGAAGATGATTGTTGAAGGTGATGGGAAACTAACCAATGTTGACTTgcaaagagaggatgaatgtgatATTTGCTTAGAGCCTTGCACCAAAATGGTCCTGCCTAATTGTTGCCATGCCATGTGTATCCGGTGCTACCGCAAGTG GAACACCCGGTCGCAGTCTTGCCCTTTTTGCCGCGGCAGCTTGAGGAGGGTTAACTCTGAGGATCTTTGGGTGCTAACTTGCAATGAAGATGTTGTTGATGCTGAAACAGTTTCTAAGGAAGACTTGTGGCGTTTCTACCTTTATATCAATAAGCTACCAAAACATCACCCGGAAGCACTTTTTGTAATGTACTATGAATATCTCATTTGA